In Nocardioides sp. JS614, the sequence GAGTCCTCTTCTGCCTCATCAGGGACGCGCGCCGCATCGACTGTCACGCAGGACTCGAGAATCAGAATCTCAAGGATCTCGACATCTCGGCGCATGACTATTTGAACGCATTGAACCCGCCGCCTGTCACCAGCCAGCTGCTGCGATCGTGGATCTGGAACATGATGGGTCAACGCGTCGAGGACGCGTCAGCACTGTGGGTCCTGCAGTTGATCGCCTCGCATGACTACTCTGTGCTCGGTGTGCTCTTGTCCTTGGACGAGGTGATGACCAGCGGTACTGGCACGCTGACGAGTGCGATCGCCAGCGAGGTGCCCGACCTTCGCCTAGGTGAAGCGGTGCACGCGATTCATCAACAGGCCGACTGGGTCGATCTCGCATACGGCGCAGAGCGTGCGCTGAGGGCCGAACACGTCGTCGTCGCGGCACCTTTGAACTGCATGCGAGAACTCCGATTCGAGCCGCCATTGTCAGGACCGCGCGCCGAAGTCGTCGCCGAAGGGCATGGAGGCAGGGGACTCAAGCTGCTCATCCACGTGCAGGGGGTCCCGGAAGGAATCTCGTGCACTGGTGACGGTGTCTTCCCGACCTTGTACGACTACCTACCCGCTACCGACGGTGGCCGCATCCTCGTCGGCTTCACCGACCGGGACTCCTTCGACCCCGCCGACAACGACGCGATCGAGGCAGCGGTCCACCACTACCTGCCGGAGGCGATCATCGTCGGAACGGACTATCACGACTGGTGCGCGGACCCGTACGTGCGCGCACCCTGGGTGTCGCCGCGCATCGGGCAGGCGACACGTGCCCACAAGTCGCTTGGCGAGCCTCACGGCCGCGTGCACTTCGCAGGGTCGGACGTCTCACTCTTGTTCCCTGGCTACATCGAAGGTGCGCTCGAGACCGCCGACCGCGTTCGGGCGGAAATCAACGGCTAACCGTCTGACTCTGGGCCGCCAGTCTCTCGCTAATACGCCGCCGACGGGCGGGCTATGGGTCGTCTGTCTGTGCATCGCACACGTAGCGACGGACCCGAGGCAGAGTGTGATTATCGGCCTGTCGTCGTAAGGACCGGGATCACCCGGGTCCGCGACGGCAAGTACGACCAGGCCGAGTACTGAGAGGGCATCCAGCAGGCGACCTCGTAGAAGGCGGACGTCGACTAGTTCTATTCGATCCATCGTCCCTTGGTGAAGACAGCACTCAAGCGGGCAGGCAACGCCGTCGTGGTCTGGAAGTCGGCAGACCGCTGCGAGATTCACCCTGTGCAGATTCACACTTCGCCGCGGCGTCGCCGTTCTCGGAAGGGCAGTCTCATCGACTGGGGTGAGGCGATTGGGGAGGTTGAAGTGATCGAGGTCAACGTGCCGGATCTTGCTGTTTTCAAGGCTCTCCACGACGGAATCATCGACGTCATGACCGAGCGCCCTGACTGTCAGGGGAAGACCCAAGTCTCCGACTGCGGTCCCGGCAGGGAGTAGGAGAACGAATCTGCGCTACTTGGCCCGAATGCCGGGATCTCCTGCCCCAAGCTAACAGCCACCAACAGGCCGGACACCACGCCATCGCGAGTCACGGTGATGACAACGCCCATTGGGCGTGGTCGTCACCTGAGCAGACCAATTCTGACGCGGGCCGCCAACTTGCAGGAAGGTGACAGGGATCGTGCCGAATTCGTCGAATCTCGGCAACAGGTGCCCCTGCGGACCACCCCCAAACTGGACCACACCGAAACCGAGAGGGGCTACCGGCAACCCCAAGGTCCCTAGGGCGACAAGGCATCCATCTGAGGCTTAGTCCTGACGACAACCCCGATCCCACGCTACGTGATCGAACCTGGGGCGTTCCTAGCAGGGCGCCGCTTGAAGGGACTCGGCTCACTCGCCGATCACTTCGATTCTCGGACCCAGCATCACCAATGGCGGCTACATCGTGGCTCGCCGCTGACACTTCGCAGGCTCGTGGCCTGTCCAGAACAGCACTCCGAAAGAGGAACGACATGCACAAGACACTCGGCACACGAGTCCGGCGCCTCGCTGGCGCGGTCCTGGTGTTGGCGGTGATGGGAGTCATCAGCAGTTGCAGCACTGAGTCCGGGGGACAAGCCGCTTCCGCCTCCAGTGACGACAACGTGGCGCAGGCGGCAAACGAAGCCATCGACAAGCTCTACGGCAACGGCACCTTCACCGAGCCCGCGTCCACCGGCCCCAAGGCGCAATCCGGCTACAAGGTCGCGTTGGTGAGCTCTGGTGTCCAGTCGCCGACCGGAACTGCCATGGCCAACGGCGCCAGGGCCGCCGCAAAACTCCTCGGATGGGACTTCACCGTATACGACGGCAAGTACGAGCCCGCCGAGTATCAAGAGGGAATCCGGCAGGCCATCTCGCAGAACGCAGACGCCATCTGGCTTTACTCAATCGATTGCCCGCTCGTTAGGACCGCCCTCGAAGAGGCGAAGAAGGCGGGCATCCCGGTCTTCTCCCAGGAGGCCGCCGACTGCAGCGACGTCGACCCCAGCCAGCCCTCCTACTACGAGCGGAGCCTGGAGTTCGTCGAAGGTGACTTCATCACATGGGGCGAGGGACTCGGCGCGGCGGAGGCCACGTGGCTCCTTTCCAAGCTCGGATCCGAGGCGAACATCATTGAGGTCAGCAACACCGAGCTTGTCATCACCAAGGCTGTGCACGATGGTTTCCAGAAGGCGATGAAGGAGCAGTGTCCCGAGTGCGAGGTCGCGACACTCAACATCCGGCTTGCCGATTTCGGACCCGCCCTCGAGGAGAAGATCTCGACTGCGCTTCTTCGCAACCCGGAAGCCAACGGCATGGCCCTGTCCTATGACGACCTCGTTACTTCCGGGGGAGCGGCGGCGGTGATGGCGTCTGGACGCAACGACTCGATCGAGGTGGTCTCCGGCAGCGGATACGCCGCGAACATCGACCTCGTCCGCCAGAACAAGGGTCAGGACGCCGGGTGGACCTACGACGGAAGCTATGAGGCGTGGTCGGCCGCGGACATGATCAACCGGTACTTTGCTGGCGAGGAGAGGGTCCCTTCGGGCGTGGGCATCTCGATGTTCGACCACGACCACGACCTCCCGCCCGAGGGCGAGGCCTGGTCGACCAGCATTGACTACGAACCGGTCTTCAAGAAGGTGTGGGGCGTCTCCTGATCCGCCAAACCGACGGGAGAGGACGCGGGCTTGCGCCTGCGTCCTCCCCTGCCCCGACCAGTGCCGGTCGAGGGTGTTAGAACGCCGCTCAGAGGTGTGCGCGAGAGCCCTACAATCTGCTCATGTCGATCGAGCACGACCTACGGGCGGTCGCGGATGAACTCATTCTGAAGATCCCGGCAATCAGCGAGGAAGTCAGGGAGCGCTGCCGCTCCGGTGCTCCTAACTACTACCGCCGCAACGACCCCATGTTGCTCGAAACCGAACTACCCAGCATCACGGGGGCGCTCACGAGCATCATCCACGGACTCCGTCACGCCCGGCAGCTCCCTGACGGCGCCTCCGAAGGGGCCTTGGAAGAGGCAAGGGTCGCTGCACAGGCCGGCGTCGAACTGACCGACCTGCTCCTCACTCGCCGGATCGGCCAGGTGGTGCTGTGGAACTGGATTCTTGAAACGGCTGTACGCATCGTACCTGCCGGCCCGCGCCAGATGGCCGTCCTGAAGCAGGCTGCCGAGTACCACTTCGCTTGGAACGACCGCATCACGCACGACGTAGTAGCGACTTACGAGCAGGAAAAGTCGGCTTACTTCTTCCATAGCAGGGACCGGCAGCGTCGAGCAGTCGTCACAGACCTTCTGAACGGAGTTCCGACAGACACCGAGCAACTGGGCTACAATCTGAAAGTTGATCACCTGGCCGCGGTGGTGTGGGGAAGTGCGCCGAGGGTCGCCCTGAAGTCCCTTGCGACCCTGTTCGAGGCGTCCCTCCTCGTGGTCGAAGGCACAGGCGGGACGTCGCTGGCCTGGTTGGGCAGCAGCCGACTCTGCGAGTCCTTCGAGCAGCGCTACGAGACGTTCCAACCACCGGCGGCAACGTTCGTTGCAGTCGGCGGCCCGCTGAATGGCGTCGACGGCTTCCGTCGCGCACACAGGCAGGCGTGGCAGGCCTGCCGAGTGGGGCGCCTTCGGTCCGAACCTGTCACGCGCTACCGCGATATTGCTTTGGAGAGTGTGGTACTTCGTGACGCGCCGGCGGCTCGTGACTTCATGATGAGTGAGTTGGGACCGATCGGCGACGACGATGCGCGCACCCAGCTTCTGCGTGAGACCTTGAAGGCCTACTTCGACACGGGTCAGAACGCGGCCGCTACTGCGGGCCGCATCCGTGTGCACGAGCGGACGGTCGCGTACCGCCTCAAGTCGATCGAGGAACGGCTCGGATTCCCGATCAGCGATCGCCGCGACGAGCTCGCGGTAGCCCTTCGCCTGGCTGGTGTCTTGCACGAAGCAAGCGATCGTCAGCTCTCCATTCTCGGAGAGAACAGCCAAGGCGAAACAGGGATCTGAACGACGATCAGTCGTCCCTCGGCGGACTCCTCGGCGGACGTTGACGGTCGGCACGTCAGCAATCCCACAAAGACAACCTCCATCTTGTCGGAGCATGCAGAGGCGATCGGAAGGGTCGGCTCCCATACTGGCGCAGCGCAGTCGCGCACCCAAGCGTTAGCAAGAGGAGTTCCCCATGATTCGGCACGTCTTCTCATGGCGTGTGGCCGAAGGCCACAGCAACGACGAGATCATCGAGATCCTGAACACACTGCCGGGCGCGCTGCCAGTGATCAAGTACTGGGAGGTTGGCAGCCATCAGGGCGACCCGGGGGACAACGGGGACCCGTTCGACGGCGTACTCATCACTGACTTCGACTCCTGGGACGACCTCGATGCCTACTCCAACGACCCCTTCCACCTCAGCGTGGTCGAGCGACTCCTGCCGCGGTTCTCAGCACGCGCCGTCGTCGACTTCGAGCGCAAGGACGCCTGATGGATCGGGCCGGCATCAAGGTTGCCGCCAGCCCGTGGGGACCCGATGATCAGCTCGGGGCGCTCAATCACCTCAGCCGCGAAGGTTCCG encodes:
- a CDS encoding sugar ABC transporter substrate-binding protein yields the protein MHKTLGTRVRRLAGAVLVLAVMGVISSCSTESGGQAASASSDDNVAQAANEAIDKLYGNGTFTEPASTGPKAQSGYKVALVSSGVQSPTGTAMANGARAAAKLLGWDFTVYDGKYEPAEYQEGIRQAISQNADAIWLYSIDCPLVRTALEEAKKAGIPVFSQEAADCSDVDPSQPSYYERSLEFVEGDFITWGEGLGAAEATWLLSKLGSEANIIEVSNTELVITKAVHDGFQKAMKEQCPECEVATLNIRLADFGPALEEKISTALLRNPEANGMALSYDDLVTSGGAAAVMASGRNDSIEVVSGSGYAANIDLVRQNKGQDAGWTYDGSYEAWSAADMINRYFAGEERVPSGVGISMFDHDHDLPPEGEAWSTSIDYEPVFKKVWGVS
- a CDS encoding Dabb family protein codes for the protein MIRHVFSWRVAEGHSNDEIIEILNTLPGALPVIKYWEVGSHQGDPGDNGDPFDGVLITDFDSWDDLDAYSNDPFHLSVVERLLPRFSARAVVDFERKDA
- a CDS encoding PucR family transcriptional regulator, with protein sequence MSIEHDLRAVADELILKIPAISEEVRERCRSGAPNYYRRNDPMLLETELPSITGALTSIIHGLRHARQLPDGASEGALEEARVAAQAGVELTDLLLTRRIGQVVLWNWILETAVRIVPAGPRQMAVLKQAAEYHFAWNDRITHDVVATYEQEKSAYFFHSRDRQRRAVVTDLLNGVPTDTEQLGYNLKVDHLAAVVWGSAPRVALKSLATLFEASLLVVEGTGGTSLAWLGSSRLCESFEQRYETFQPPAATFVAVGGPLNGVDGFRRAHRQAWQACRVGRLRSEPVTRYRDIALESVVLRDAPAARDFMMSELGPIGDDDARTQLLRETLKAYFDTGQNAAATAGRIRVHERTVAYRLKSIEERLGFPISDRRDELAVALRLAGVLHEASDRQLSILGENSQGETGI
- a CDS encoding flavin monoamine oxidase family protein; this encodes MVDSVEVAVVGAGFAGLRAARDLSTEGRSVVLLEAAGRVGGRAYSRESATDPGTTVEVGGAYFHRHHHARLAAEVDRYNIETQPAAPFKVFRNRLASGDHNAAFPIPPEELLEAERVLFCLIRDARRIDCHAGLENQNLKDLDISAHDYLNALNPPPVTSQLLRSWIWNMMGQRVEDASALWVLQLIASHDYSVLGVLLSLDEVMTSGTGTLTSAIASEVPDLRLGEAVHAIHQQADWVDLAYGAERALRAEHVVVAAPLNCMRELRFEPPLSGPRAEVVAEGHGGRGLKLLIHVQGVPEGISCTGDGVFPTLYDYLPATDGGRILVGFTDRDSFDPADNDAIEAAVHHYLPEAIIVGTDYHDWCADPYVRAPWVSPRIGQATRAHKSLGEPHGRVHFAGSDVSLLFPGYIEGALETADRVRAEING